ATTCGACACCACGGTGGAACGAACGGTGGCCTGGTACCGACAGCTGGTGGAACAGCATGATGCGGCCCAGACCACCTGCCTGAATGACCTCGCAGCCTATGTCAACGCTTCCCCCACGAACTGACTATGACTGACCTGATTGCCCTGAAACAGGAGATCCTCGAGCTCACCCGCCGCTACGCCAGGGAGGCCCATGCAGCTTTCCGGCCGGGTGTGGATCCGGATCGGTTGCCATGGCAGGAGGGGCAGGCGATTCCCTACGCCGGCCGGGTGTTCACCGAAGACGAGGTGGAGGCTGCGGTTGGAGCCACGCTGGATTTCTGGCTCACCCTGGGATCCGAAGGTGCGGCGATGGAAAATGAGCTGGCGGCATTCTTGGGGGTGCGGCACAGCCTTTTGGTGAACTCGGGATCGTCGGCAAACCTTGTGGCGATCTCGGCGCTCACGAGCCACAAGCTTCCCGCTGGCAAACGGATCCGGCCCGGCGATGAGGTGATCACGGTGGCGGCGGGGTTCCCCACCACCGTGGCACCGATCGTGCAGGTGGGTGCGGTGCCGGTGTTCATCGATGCCGACCCGATCACGGGCAATGCCCGCTGTGACCAGCTGGAGCAGGCCTTCAGTGCCGGCAAGACCAAGGCGGTGATGATGGCCCACGCCCTGGGCAATCCATTCGACCTGGCTACCACACTGGCCTTCTGCCGGAAGCATGATCTCTGGCTGGTGGAGGACAACTGCGATGCGCTGGGCTGCAGCTACTCGATGCCCAGGGACCTAGCAGAAAGCCTCGGATTCAGCGAGAACAGCCCAGGGCTGGATGAGGGGCCGGATCGGGTAATCCGCTGGACGGGAACCTGGGGTGACATCAGCACCCAGAGCTTCTATCCACCACACCACCTCACGATGGGGGAGGGGGGGGCGGTCAACATCGTGCGGGATCAGAAGCTGAAGGTGGTCGCCGAGAGCTTCCGCGATTGGGGGCGCGATTGCTGGTGCCCCAGCGGTGTGGACAACACGTGCAACAAGCGCTTCGGTTGGCAGCTGGGTGAACTACCGGCTGGGTACGACCACAAGTACACCTACAGCCACCTGGGTTTCAATCTCAAGCCCCTCGATACCCAAGCAGCGATTGGCCGGGTGCAGATGCGGCGCCTCCCGGCGTTCATCGAGGCACGCAAGCAGAACTGGCAGGTCCTGCGCGCTGGGCTTGAGCGCCATGCCGCATGGCTTGATTTCGCCTTGCCCACCCATGCCACCGGCTGGAATGCTGATGGATCGTTTGATTGGGACGAAACCGGTTGCCGTACCATCTGCTCCTGGTTTGGCTTCAAGATCGCCGTGCGGCCGAAGGCTCCCTTCTCTCGTACTCAGCTAGCTCAGGAACTCGATGCACACCGCATCGGCAACCGCATGCTGTTCGGGGGAAATCTCCTGCGCCAACCGGCCTTCGTCCAGCTGCGTGAGGACAATCCGGAAGCCCTGCGGGTTGCTACCTCTGTGGAGGGCTCCGATGAGATCATGAACACAATTCTGTTCCTTGGCACCTATCCCGGGCTTTCAGAGGCCATGCTCCAGAACGAAGTCGATGTGATCGCAAACTTCTGTTTGGCGAACGCCGGTACCGCTAGCGCTGCTTAGGCTCATGCGGATCTTCGTCACTGGCGGCACAGGCTTCATAGGTAGCCACTTTCTGAAGGTAGCCCTAGAGGCTGGACATGAGGTGCTGGCCGTTCGCCGCTATGAAACGTCGCATCCGGCTATTCCTTTGCCAAGTGAACCCACCTGGATCCAACGAGATCTAAACGATCTCCAATCGACAGACCTGAGCGGTTGTGACGTGGTAGTCCATCTTGCCTCGGCAGGGGTAAGTCCAAAACAGGCTTCCTGGCGAGAGCTCGTGCAAGTGAATGTCGTTGGATCGACTCATCTAATTGCAACCGCTCAAACTGCGGGGGTTGATCGCGTAATTGTGGCAGGAACTTGTCACGAATACGGAGCCTCGGCCTCCCGATATGAGGCGATTCCACCTGACGCGCCTCTGGAACCTCTCAGTCTCTATGGTGCGAGCAAGGCGGCTGCATTTCATTTGCTATGTGCTTATGCACGTACACATCGCGTCAAGTTCTGCTATGGACGGATTTTCACAGCCTACGGGGAGGGTCAGTACCATGGCAATTTCTGGCCCTCCCTCCGCGCAGCTGCTCTTCGTGGAGTTGACTTTCCCATGACCACAGGACTACAGATTCGGGACTTCATTCCCGTGGAGAAAGTTTCATCCGTTTTGCTTGCGCGATGTGACCGAACGGATATTCATGTAGGCCAGCCACGCGTTGAAAACATCGGATCTGGGCGACCGCAAACTCTGCTTGCCTTCGCCGAACAGGAATGGCGGCGCCTAGGCGCCAATGGAAGTTTATTGCCAGGCTCAATAACATCTCGCCATGATGAGATGGAACGAATTGTCTCCTTGGTTTCACAATAGCAAATGAATGGCCCTTACGCCTTGGCTCGCGGCAAGCGGATTACCATTATGCCCTTCTTCCTCGTATTAACATTCTGCACTGCCACGGTTACTAGATTTACTCCTTTTACATGCCCAGGGGAGCCTTTGCTCGGAGGAGCAATCATCCACGTCATCACGGATGTCCTTTTGCGTACTTTTCCAACTACGCGATTAACCATGTGAGCATTATGTTCACAATCAAAAGCGACCTCTCAAGGCTCGAAAAGCAGCAATCCCAGCCATGAACATCGATCAGATTGCGGAGATGAATCAACTCATCGAGAAGCTACAGGCGAAAGAGATTGACTTTGACTATTGCACACAAAGAGCAACAGAAGTTTTTGCAGCTGTTCACGACGCATCCGACAAGAAATCATCAGCAGATGTTAAGTATTGGTATAATATGCTGCTACAGAATGGGGCTGAGCGCGAGCCACCTCCATCTCCTCATACTGCGTTCCTCGATTTTCTCGAATACGTTAAAGCACACTCACCCGACACAGTTGTTGTTGATTGCGTAGATTTCTCGAAATCTATCAGATGGCATCTTGATCCATCTGACAAAGCAAGTGCTGGTTTCCTTTCGAAAGGTTGTTATAGGCTTTTCACAGACATGGTTTCTATTGAGGCCGGCTTTCATGAACTATTTCTAAAAGAGAGCCCAGGAAGTTCAGACTGGCGGCAGCTTCTTGCAAGTTGTCACCGTGAAGTAAGCGCAAACACTTTAGAAGAGTCGGTAGCTGAAAGTTCCGCACAAGAACATATCAGCCAGAATCTGCAGAAGCTACGCAATAATATCACGCATTGGCACGTTATTGTCGCAAAAGGAGGGCTTAGAGTTCCCTTCTCCAATGGCAACACTTTATCATTCGTCCCTCCTGCAGGAACAATAGTCATTTCGGAGAGGCTAGGAAGTTTGCTGGGCTATCCGTTCATTATTGGAAGCTTAGTGGTGTGCCCAGTCTACTCTGGCTGGATTAATACTCTAGAAAGTGTTTACTTAATTGATCTAGAGGGAATGAACTCATACTTCCTTGGCAAGGACATGGGAAGCAGGTATTTGTTTAAGGAGCATTATCGAACAAAACTTGATGCAGGCATCTCCACCTTAATGAAAGATGTAATTGCGTTAAGCCGTGATGGCACTCAGCCAGTCAAGCTAGCGTATATTGCCGGTCAGAGGATTAACTTTGGACACACTATAATCCAAGACATGAACTTCATTGAATCGGCCTCCTCCCTGGATCCCTACAATAAAGCAAGTCTTTTGATCGGTGAGCATGACTACCTTTGTACGTCCCGCCAACTTAGTGCTTCAGATAAGTGGAAACCAGAAAACGTGCTGCCTATACGGGAGTTCGCTTGTGGATACAATACATTTGCGATTCCAGCATTTGAATGCTATCCATTGCCAACATTTCGCGCTACAAGTTCTTCAATAGATAAACTCTCGAAGTATTTTCAGGCCTCTCCTGGCCTGCCTATCACTAAGAAAAGCGCGATCTATCTCTCGATTGATCAGAGGACTGGAGCCAGATCCTGCAATAACTACGATAGAATCTGCGACTGTATAGTAGAGCTAGCACTCCGCCATGGCACTGATGCTATAATTCTGGATTCTCTTACATCAGTTCCGGTCTATGGCAAGAATGGATTCAATCGCATAGTTGAGCATGGCTTAATTAAGCCATTCGAGCCAGAGATTTATAAGCAGATCAAAATGAGACTAGAGTCTTGCTCTCTTATGGCTCAAGACTGGCATGGATCTGACTTACTGTCCAAAGTAGTCTATGCTCAGAATTTTCAAGTCAAGGCAGCAGTGGCTTCTTATGGATCGTCTTTAATGATTCCGATTTATATTCTTAATTGCCCAGTATATATTTTTGGCCATGAACTTCATGACAAAGCGCTGGGAGAATGGCGGTGGCATACTGGCGTCTATTGTTTTGATCAAAGGATCGAGCCTGAGCATTGGATCACATCAACGGGTGATCATAATGGCTATTGCGTAGATATTCCATGCTTAGGAGATGCTCTTGAGGACGCCTTGAGCGCAACAACTAATGGATAGAACAGATTTATACAACCCAGTTCTTATGCGTCTGATTAGGAATGGATCCTCCCTAACTGGTGAGCACAGCGTTGATAGAGTCAAGGCCTCAATAATGTATTCCAAACTCCTTTTATCTGATAGCATCAAAAATGTTCCACTGCGTGAATCTACCATTGATTACGCAAAAGTCTTTCGGGCGGAAAACCATCCCAGACTTTCTAGTTGCTTGCATAGCATATTTACTTCAGACTATACGTTCTATCAGTTTCTTGAGGCCATGGGGTCTTCAATTATGGCTGATAAGGCTTTTAACAGCCTTGGAGATTATGCGCATCTCAGCATTGCCGATGTATTTCGAAGTGAATGGTTTTCAGCTACCCCATATGACATGCTCGTGGACGCTTCACCGCATCCTCCAGCCGATATCTTGGCATTGAACAAGTACTGGGCAGAGAACTATAAAGCGTGCCATTGGCATACAATATGGAATAGAATCCCACTGCTACCTGTAGTGCATGATTCCAATCCTGAGGCGCTTGTTCAGCCATTTATGTCTCTCTGCTTGCCTCATAATGTTGGGAGCACAATCATCTTTGGCTACTCGATTGGGGATCTGCTTGTCTGCCCAGTATATTCCAGGTTAATGGTAGAGTTCTGTGGTGTACTACTTGCCGACCTTCATACAGCCGAAAGCGCTCTGCTTGCATCTTGCTGCCTAGCTAGCAACTTAGAAGCTGATGACTTTATGATGAGATCTATAGTTGACAGCATTAATCTATCGCTACGCGCTTTGCAAAGTGTTAAGAATAGTGCAGTTTCGACTGTACCACTTGAGCGAACATTGTTGGCCGGAATGCATTATAATTATGGCCATACGATAATCAATGATACTCTGTATATTGACCCAGACTTTTCATTGCGACCAAAAGCCGATGACCCATGTACCACTGTTACGCTTGGGCTATGGGATTACGTTGATTCAGAATTAGTCTTAATGACGCAATCCGCAAACAGCCTAGAGCTTCGTTTTCGATCTTTGGAAAATGATAAGCTGGACTATTTCTTTGTTTCCTTTCAATATTATTATTGTCCTTTGCCATCCCACCGGCCTAGCTTGAGATCTCTCCGATCTCTTTCTGTTGCCTGCAGAAAGGCCTTGGGTGCCACGTATCATGGTTTTCATCAGTTCAGCAGTGCTGCTATTCAAAAGACAGAGACTCTCGTTAAAAGTATCTACATAGCCGTTGATCAACGACAAGGTTGCAGACAGATGCTTAATGCAGTCGATGTATTCAACATCATTTCAGAGTTTGCTCGTTCAAGAGGGCTCGCTCTTATTATCGACGGCTTAACCAGTTATCCGGTTTACCCTGTAGACGTGGAAGGCTCACATTCTCGAAACTACCGGTTTCAGCCTGCACTCAAAGGCTGCACAGACTTGCTTGAAATAGCTA
The Synechococcus sp. MW101C3 DNA segment above includes these coding regions:
- a CDS encoding NAD-dependent epimerase/dehydratase family protein, giving the protein MRIFVTGGTGFIGSHFLKVALEAGHEVLAVRRYETSHPAIPLPSEPTWIQRDLNDLQSTDLSGCDVVVHLASAGVSPKQASWRELVQVNVVGSTHLIATAQTAGVDRVIVAGTCHEYGASASRYEAIPPDAPLEPLSLYGASKAAAFHLLCAYARTHRVKFCYGRIFTAYGEGQYHGNFWPSLRAAALRGVDFPMTTGLQIRDFIPVEKVSSVLLARCDRTDIHVGQPRVENIGSGRPQTLLAFAEQEWRRLGANGSLLPGSITSRHDEMERIVSLVSQ
- the rfbH gene encoding lipopolysaccharide biosynthesis protein RfbH encodes the protein MTDLIALKQEILELTRRYAREAHAAFRPGVDPDRLPWQEGQAIPYAGRVFTEDEVEAAVGATLDFWLTLGSEGAAMENELAAFLGVRHSLLVNSGSSANLVAISALTSHKLPAGKRIRPGDEVITVAAGFPTTVAPIVQVGAVPVFIDADPITGNARCDQLEQAFSAGKTKAVMMAHALGNPFDLATTLAFCRKHDLWLVEDNCDALGCSYSMPRDLAESLGFSENSPGLDEGPDRVIRWTGTWGDISTQSFYPPHHLTMGEGGAVNIVRDQKLKVVAESFRDWGRDCWCPSGVDNTCNKRFGWQLGELPAGYDHKYTYSHLGFNLKPLDTQAAIGRVQMRRLPAFIEARKQNWQVLRAGLERHAAWLDFALPTHATGWNADGSFDWDETGCRTICSWFGFKIAVRPKAPFSRTQLAQELDAHRIGNRMLFGGNLLRQPAFVQLREDNPEALRVATSVEGSDEIMNTILFLGTYPGLSEAMLQNEVDVIANFCLANAGTASAA